A window of the Burkholderia sp. 9120 genome harbors these coding sequences:
- a CDS encoding DUF2957 domain-containing protein produces the protein MNWRFLSVLALAAPLLGACGGGGGGDGPVTEVRLCPSSLDYTTTFTGGGGDGELVKLQLDTTKMTWQINYVESPIPATTGTVVPTRAGQTASGTLTQETLLPTNKLNQCAFRLNGASLDPTRPARIFVGEGVAGGTIPGAEISFGGILGVGAVPDTTFPYYPFIGFSSIETNLANVAGTYNQLGYHQVPSQSFAPVAVDSRITINADGTWTECDNSGINAGKCQQPGGNFAPAADGSGAFQTNNFLGQAKPTLAATPEARGYMIVGKLRGQLVPILVRTGAANSSVTVPQNGALGPYADDESGISILSPQTSVTVGSQNGEYIGVDSQFDYRTTALTGTQATLLDPFNASQASLATALNLDFTQAVPGVVATTQVGASTGTTPTGKMIFTGGVFGYLDLTNAASPYFTIGAFVQ, from the coding sequence ATGAATTGGAGATTCCTTTCGGTGCTCGCTCTTGCAGCACCGTTGCTCGGGGCATGCGGCGGCGGCGGGGGCGGCGATGGGCCGGTGACGGAAGTGCGTCTGTGTCCTTCATCGCTCGACTACACCACCACGTTCACGGGCGGCGGCGGTGACGGGGAACTGGTCAAGCTGCAGCTCGACACGACCAAGATGACGTGGCAGATCAATTACGTCGAGTCGCCGATTCCGGCGACCACCGGCACCGTCGTACCGACGCGCGCGGGTCAAACCGCCAGCGGCACGCTGACCCAGGAAACCCTGCTGCCGACCAACAAGCTCAATCAATGCGCGTTCCGCCTCAACGGCGCGAGTCTCGACCCGACTCGTCCGGCGCGGATTTTCGTCGGCGAAGGGGTGGCGGGCGGCACGATTCCCGGTGCGGAAATCTCGTTCGGCGGGATTCTGGGTGTCGGCGCGGTGCCGGATACCACCTTCCCGTACTACCCGTTCATCGGTTTTTCGTCGATTGAAACGAATCTCGCGAACGTGGCCGGCACGTATAACCAGCTCGGCTATCACCAGGTGCCGTCGCAGAGCTTCGCGCCGGTCGCCGTCGATTCCAGGATCACGATCAACGCGGACGGTACGTGGACGGAGTGCGACAACTCCGGCATCAACGCCGGCAAATGTCAGCAGCCCGGCGGCAACTTCGCACCGGCCGCGGACGGCAGCGGCGCGTTCCAGACCAATAACTTCCTCGGTCAGGCAAAGCCGACGCTCGCGGCCACGCCGGAAGCACGCGGCTACATGATCGTCGGCAAGCTGCGCGGTCAACTCGTGCCGATCCTGGTGCGCACCGGCGCGGCGAACTCGTCGGTGACGGTGCCGCAAAACGGCGCGCTCGGGCCGTACGCGGACGACGAATCGGGCATCTCGATTCTGTCGCCGCAAACGTCGGTAACAGTGGGCTCGCAGAACGGCGAGTACATCGGTGTGGATAGCCAGTTCGACTATCGCACCACCGCGCTCACGGGCACCCAGGCCACGCTGCTCGATCCGTTCAACGCGTCGCAGGCATCGCTCGCGACGGCGCTGAATCTGGACTTCACGCAGGCCGTGCCGGGCGTGGTCGCGACGACGCAAGTGGGCGCCAGTACCGGCACCACGCCGACCGGCAAGATGATCTTCACGGGTGGCGTGTTCGGCTACCTCGATCTGACCAACGCGGCCTCGCCGTACTTCACGATCGGCGCCTTCGTCCAGTAA
- a CDS encoding DUF2957 domain-containing protein: protein MAHAITRGLALAFATAPLLIACGGGKAGDPGAVNAPQCSGASCGVQGPPASGTSASLCPATADIGNSTFLGGAGSGEVVQLNINATAMTYTLKWLASPIPLATGTVSPTRAGTQIAGAVIHPPTGALPTAEQIRCAFILGAGTGTASDGTTYTTPDFVNNPNPPMILVGQGVAGGGIPGATVQYAGILGIGAVNLRHFDFYPFLGFASTTTDITKLPGTYNGLLYHLSPTANYETVATNSVETFDASGNCTSPSSSGCLSTGNALTLNSNGYFDSSSPPQIVPSGGSPAPLRTGNFGTAHMILGQVNGATVPLVVRTGSVNTNTLQIDDESGIAMLAAATPLASGGFDGGYVGADSNFKYTATLIQGAVGTFINPSTSGAESGFGLGYGLPSPGLVGVQDTNGKTGFAIASGGLYAIVIQGAENGGITSTSANADTPSTPYFGIGAQISK from the coding sequence ATGGCGCACGCCATTACTCGAGGCCTGGCGTTGGCATTCGCCACGGCCCCATTGCTCATCGCATGCGGCGGCGGCAAAGCCGGCGATCCGGGCGCGGTCAACGCCCCGCAATGCTCGGGCGCGAGCTGTGGCGTGCAAGGTCCGCCGGCCTCGGGCACGTCGGCGTCGCTCTGTCCGGCAACCGCCGACATCGGCAACTCCACCTTCCTCGGTGGCGCAGGTAGTGGCGAAGTGGTCCAGTTGAACATCAACGCGACGGCCATGACGTACACGCTGAAATGGCTCGCGTCGCCGATTCCGTTGGCCACCGGCACGGTCTCGCCCACGCGCGCGGGCACGCAAATCGCCGGCGCGGTGATTCACCCGCCCACCGGCGCGCTGCCGACCGCCGAACAGATCCGCTGCGCGTTCATTCTCGGCGCGGGCACCGGCACCGCGTCGGACGGCACCACGTACACGACGCCCGACTTCGTCAACAACCCGAACCCGCCGATGATTCTGGTCGGCCAAGGCGTGGCTGGCGGCGGCATTCCCGGCGCGACGGTGCAATACGCGGGGATTTTGGGCATTGGCGCCGTGAACCTGCGGCACTTCGATTTCTATCCGTTCCTCGGTTTCGCCAGCACCACAACCGATATCACCAAGCTGCCCGGCACCTACAATGGCTTGCTGTATCACCTGTCGCCGACCGCGAACTATGAGACCGTCGCGACCAATTCCGTCGAAACCTTCGACGCCAGCGGCAACTGCACGTCGCCGAGTTCGAGCGGCTGCCTGTCGACCGGTAATGCGCTCACGCTCAACAGCAACGGCTACTTCGACAGCAGCAGCCCGCCGCAGATCGTGCCGAGCGGCGGTAGTCCGGCGCCGCTGCGCACCGGCAACTTCGGCACCGCGCACATGATCCTCGGTCAGGTCAACGGCGCCACGGTCCCGCTGGTGGTGCGCACCGGTTCGGTCAACACGAACACGCTGCAGATCGACGACGAATCCGGCATCGCCATGCTCGCCGCAGCCACCCCGCTCGCCTCGGGCGGTTTCGACGGCGGCTATGTCGGCGCGGATTCGAACTTCAAGTACACCGCGACGTTGATTCAGGGGGCGGTCGGCACGTTCATCAACCCGAGCACGTCGGGTGCGGAAAGCGGGTTCGGTCTCGGCTACGGGTTGCCGAGCCCTGGGCTGGTCGGCGTACAGGACACCAACGGCAAGACCGGCTTCGCGATCGCCTCGGGCGGCTTGTACGCGATCGTGATTCAGGGTGCGGAGAACGGCGGCATCACGTCGACCTCGGCCAACGCGGACACGCCGAGCACGCCGTACTTCGGCATCGGTGCGCAGATCAGCAAGTAA